One Lepus europaeus isolate LE1 chromosome X, mLepTim1.pri, whole genome shotgun sequence genomic window carries:
- the LOC133753227 gene encoding nuclear RNA export factor 2-like: MRDVHENPQLRRSMECHYERQDRILPEGANTDNEALRKLFKITIPYGIKYEKTWLINSIQSYCSVPFTPINLRYVKNQVEFFVQDASTASTLEDINYKIYDEENQKISILVEPSTEPHSVQTNLKPEQMEVLMLTMNKRYDVSQKALDLQSLSFDPDLVGHEIDMILDERKCMTAALQIIEKNFSELLSLNLCNNKLYQLDGLSDIIGKVPKVKILNLSANKLRTAWELEKVKELNLEELWLEGNPLCRTFPNHAAYVRAIRDCFPKLLRLDGKELPPIAIDMEVPDIIKPCKESYKGSETLKSLILQFLLRYYVIYDSGDRRGLFDAYHEKACFSLTTPFNCGDPLSLWEYFKYSRNMKKLKDPYLRRQLLKHTKHDIVNSLSVLPRTQHDFSSCVVDLCFQTEMMLCFSVSGVFKELEGKSPGIVRAFTRIFILTSVSSSSIRIVNDKLIVRNASPKETQSAFSTPLPSRFSSSVSTLSHEKMEMVKAFSTQSGMNLEWSQKCLEDNKWNYATAAQIFTMLQRQGRIPEEAFKQIP; this comes from the exons ATGAGGGATGTCCATGAGAACCCCCAGCTAAGACG GAGCATGGAATGCCATTATGAACGTCAAGATAGAATTCTTCCAGAGGGAGCAAATACAGATAATGAAGCCCTGAGGAAATTGTTCAAGATAACA ATTCCCTACGGGATAAAGTATGAGAAGACATGGCTAATTAATTCAATCCAGAGCTATTGCAGTGTCCCTTTCACCCCAATCAAC CTCAGGTATGTCAAAAATCAAGTGGAGTTCTTTGTTCAGGATGCTAGCACTGCCTCGACATTGGAGGATATCAACTACAAGATTTATGATGAGGAAAATCAAAAG ATATCTATTCTTGTCGAACCTTCCACTGAACCTCATTCTGTGCAGACTAACTTAAAGCCAGAGCAAATGGAGGTGCTAATG TTGACCATGAACAAACGATATGATGTTTCCCAGAAAGCTCTTGACCTCCAGAGCCTCAGCTTTGACCCAG ACTTGGTAGGCCATGAAATTGACATGATCCTGGATGAAAGAAAATGTATGACTGCTGCCCTGCAGATCATTGAAAAGAATTTCTCTGAG CTGTTGTCCTTGAATTTGTGTAACAACAAGCTGTACCAGCTGGATGGCTTGTCTGACATTATAGGGAAGGTGCCCAAAGTCAAGATCCTGAACCTCTCTGCAAACAAG CTGAGGACAGCATGGGAATTGGAGAAGGTGAAAGAGCTGAATCTGGAAGAGCTGTGGCTGGAAGGGAACCCCTTGTGCAGAACCTTCCCTAACCACGCTGCCTACGTAAG GGCCATCCGGGATTGTTTCCCCAAGTTATTACGCCTG GATGGAAAGGAGTTACCACCAATTGCAATTGATATGGAAGTCCCTGACATAATAAAACCTTGTAAG GAAAGCTATAAAGGATCCGAGACCCTGAAGAGTCTCATCCTGCAATTTCTGCTTCG GTATTATGTGATTTATGACTCTGGAGATCGACGGGGTCTTTTTGATGCTTACCATGAAAAGGCCTGCTTCTCCCTGACCACCCCCTTCAACTGCGGTGATCCACT cagcttatgggagtacTTTAAGTATAGCAGGAATATGAAGAAGCTCAAGGACCCAT ACCTGCGGAGGCAGCTGCTGAAGCACACAAAACATGACATTGTGAATTCTCTCAGTGTCTTGCCCAGAACTCAGCATGACTTCAGCTCCTGTGTGGTGGACCTGTGTTTTCAGACA GAAATGATGCTCTGCTTTTCTGTCAGTGGTGTGTTCAAGGAAT TGGAAGGAAAGTCCCCGGGTATTGTTCGTGCCTTCACCAGGATCTTCATCTTGACTTCTGTCAGCAGTTCCAG TATACGCATTGTGAATGACAAGCTGATTGTGaggaatgccagccccaaagagacGCAGAGTGCCTTTTCCACTCCCTTGCCCTCACGCTTCTCCAGCTCTGTGTCTACCCTCTCTCACGAGAAGATGGAAATGGTGAAGGCTTTCTCCACCCAGTCTGGGATGAATTTGGAATGGTCTCAGAA GTGCCTTGAAGACAACAAGTGGAACTATGCCACAGCTGCGCAGATCTTTACTATGCTCCAG AGGCAGGGCAGGATCCCAGAGGAGGCCTTCAAGCAAATCCCCTAA
- the ARMCX5 gene encoding armadillo repeat-containing X-linked protein 5, which translates to MIGSGDRTRAGGETEAGLRARAGGSANTKVKAETQVKAVAEAAPKTESVIQAKAGDGSVVRTQTVTYPEPVAVAMTREVSKMEDMIKTGVVTKTKEKPLAEHGRVPQSKSKTMAAFKVSAITKSEIKVVDGSDKHIRSCAKADDKANIGSRPESSVEASIKSRAEEKGDIGIKSGNEDEENACSWFWAGEEPSVGSWFWPEEETPPQVYKPPPKIEETPEPIHQPPLTIKQKATAWSRGRYIVLVPVEGGERSSPPEGNWTLVDTLIETPLGVRPLTKIPPYNGPYFQTLAEIKKQIRQREKYGPNPKACRCKSRTFSLEPKEFDKLVALLKLTEDPFIHEIATMIMGISPAYPFTQDIIHDVGITVMIEKLINNPNVKEHPRALNMVDYSSESSEETKIGELYIHQLCKDIIFYPLNSNVQLAGLKLLAQLSMKFEDHHVIANYIRDLLSLLNKGSVKIKFYVLKVFMCLSKNQANTRELISGEVLSSLVALFNKNESKANILNVIEIFENINFQFKKRAKLFTKEKFTKSELISIFQEAKWFGQKLQDLAEHSDLEVRDKVIRLILKL; encoded by the coding sequence ATGATTGGCTCTGGGGATAGGACAAGGGCTGGAGGAGAGACTGAGGCTGGCCTGAGAGCTAGAGCCGGTGGCTCTGCCAATACTAAAGTGAAAGCTGAGACCCAAGTGAAGGCAGTGGCTGAGGCAGCACCAAAAACAGAATCAGTAATCCAGGCCAAGGCCGGAGATGGGTCAGTAGTCAGGACACAGACAGTGACCTACCCTGAGCCTGTGGCTGTGGCCATGACCAGGGAAGTGAGCAAGATGGAGGATATGATCAAGACTGGAGTCGTGACTAAGACTAAGGAAAAACCCCTTGCAGAACATGGTAGAGTGCCCCAAAGCAAGTCAAAGACCATGGCTGCATTTAAGGTCAGTGCTATAAccaagtctgaaatcaaggttgTTGATGGCAGTGATAAACACATCAGATCCTGTGCCAAGGCTGATGATAAGGCCAATATTGGGTCCAGGCCAGAGTCAAGTGTTGAGGCCAGCATCAAGTCCAGAGCTGAGGAAAAAGGTGATATCGGGATCAAGTCAGGTAATGAGGATGAAGAAAATGCCTGCTCCTGGTTCTGGGCCGGAGAAGAGCCTAGTGTAgggtcctggttctggcctgAAGAAGAAACCCCTCCTCAAGTTTACAAGCCCCCACCTAAGATTGAAGAAACTCCTGAGCCCATACATCAACCACCGCTTactataaaacaaaaagcaacagcATGGTCAAGGGGCAGATACATtgtcctagtcccagttgagggAGGGGAGAGATCCTCACCTCCAGAAGGGAACTGGACCCTGGTGGACACCCTGATTGAAACTCCTCTGGGGGTTCGGCCTCTCACCAAGATCCCACCTTATAATGGACCTTACTTCCAGACTTTAGCTGAGATCAAAAAACAGATTAGGCAAAGGGAGAAATATGGGCCAAATCCAAAGGCCTGTCGCTGCAAATCACGTACCTTTAGTTTAGAACCAAAAGAGTTTGATAAACTTGTTGCCCTCCTTAAGTTAACTGAGGATCCTTTCATTCATGAAATAGCTACAATGATAATGGGCATCAGTCCTGCTTATCCATTTACCCAGGATATAATTCACGATGTAGGTATTACTGTTATGATTGAAAAGTTGATCAATAATCCCAATGTTAAAGAACATCCTAGAGCCTTAAATATGGTGGATTACAGTTCTGAGTCCtctgaagaaacaaaaattggAGAGTTATACATACATCAACTTTGTAAGGACATAATTTTTTATCCCTTGAACTCCAATGTACAACTGGCTGGACTGAAATTATTAGCTCAACTGAGTATGAAATTTGAGGACCACCATGTAATTGCCAATTACATTCGAGATTTACTCAGCTTACTAAACAAGGGAAGTGTTAAAATcaagttttatgttttaaaagtatttatgtgCTTGTCTAAAAATCAAGCCAATACAAGAGAACTGATCAGTGGGGAAGTACTATCATCATTGGTTGCACTCTTTAACAAGAATGAGTCGAAGGCCAATATTCTTAATGTCATTGAAATTTttgagaatataaatttccagttcaAAAAAAGGGCAAAACTATTTACCAAGGAAAAGTTCACTAAATCTGAACTTATTTCCATATTCCAGGAAGCAAAATGGTTTGGTCAGAAACTCCAAGACTTAGCAGAGCACAGTGATCTTGAGGTGAGAGATAAAGTTATACGATTAATACTCAAACTCTGA